A single Columba livia isolate bColLiv1 breed racing homer chromosome 22, bColLiv1.pat.W.v2, whole genome shotgun sequence DNA region contains:
- the CELSR2 gene encoding cadherin EGF LAG seven-pass G-type receptor 2 isoform X4: MGAPPARGAALRLPPPPPLLLLLLLLLLLLLPAPGQSRRPAPAPATGTCPPGALLPLLQPRRGGTGDSGSSGGTGDSGGAGPAPATGGSGGSGDGGGAGTAAGTGASSRDRGGSGGSRDTRGAGSPGSTGDTRGCGSPQGAQGHGGIGSTRDTGGTQIPRDDRSTRDTGDTEKVPRGTRSTEDTGNTGKVPGDNRSTGETMSSRDIGDALTTGATSSPVTRSRSRQRRSPNTAPQFQPSSYQASVGENQPAGTPVTRVTAVDPDEGEAGRLRYTMAALFDSRSDALFTIDPVTGAVTTAAPLDRESKSTHVFRVTALDHGTPRRSAMATLTVTVSDANDHDPTFEQPEYRESVRENLEVGYEVLTVRATDGDAGPNANVLYRLLNAGGANEVFEIDPRSGVIRTRGPVDREEVEAFELLVEATDQGQEPGPRSATATIRIAVEDDNDNAPQFSEKRYLVQVPEDVAPNSAVLRVTATDRDKGSNALVHYSIVSGNTRGHFYIDAQTGALDVVSPLDYEVSKEFTLRIRAQDGGRPPLSNISGLVTVQVLDVNDNAPIFVSTPFQATVLENVPVGYSVIHIQAIDADSGDNSRLVYTLLETGAGFPFAINNSTGWIVVASELDREAVDFYSFEVEAQDQGSPPMASSASVSVTILDVNDNSPEFTQREYGARLNEDAAVGTSVLTVSAVDRDANSVITYQISSGNTRNRFSITSQSGGGLISLALPLDYKLERQYLLTIAASDGTRQDTAQVVVNVTDANTHRPVFQSSHYTVNVNEDRPVGTTVVVISATDEDTGENARITYLMEDSIPQFRIAAETGAVTTQMELDYEDQVSYTLAITARDNGIPQKSDTTYLEILVSDVNDNAPQFLRDSYQGSVYEDVPAFTSVLQVSATDRDSGLNGRVFYTFQGGDDGDGDFIIESTSGIIRTLRRLDRENVPLYSLRAFAVDKGVPAKRTPVEIQVTVLDVNDNPPVFERDEFDIFVEENSPIGLVVARITATDPDEGTNAQIMYQIVEGNIPEVFQLDIFSGELTALADLDYETKAEYVMVVQATSAPLVSRATVHVRLRDTNDNSPQLKNFEILFNNYITNRSGSFPGGVIGRIPAHDPDVSDSLTYTFEQGNELNLVLLDPRSGDLRLSPALDNNRPLEAVMRVSVSDGVHSATAQCTLRVTVITDEMLSNSITLRLADMSQERFLSPLLSRFLEGVATVLATPRHRVVLFNIQTDTDVGTARILNVSLSVLLPGPGGRFFSSEELRERLYLNRSLLAAISAQRVLPFDDNVCLREPCENYLRCVSVLQFDSSAPFLASDTILFRPIRPVAGLRCRCPPGFTGDYCETEIDLCYSSPCGSNGRCRSREGGYTCECHQDFTGERCELSARGGRCAPGVCRNGGTCLNLLVGGFRCQCPPGHYEKPFCTMSTRSFPPNSFLTFRGLRQRFHFTLALTFATKERDGLLLYNGRFNEKHDFVALEIVGEQVQLTFSAGETTTTVSPFVPGGVSDGQWHRVQLHYYNKGPSEEKVAVVTVDDCDTGMALRFGPRLGNYSCAAQGTQSGSKKSLDLTGPLLLGGVPTLPESFPIRSRQFVGCMRHLHIDQRPVDMAAFIANNGTLPGCPAKKTLCDTNTCHNGGTCVHEWDGFSCRCPLGFGGKTCQEEMASPQRFLGSSRVTWNGLALPVTLPCHLGLMFRTRHPHGLLLHASAGPPATATATTTVTVTLRLSEGQAEAELWQGGARLARLRLPQVKVNDGDWHHLTLELRGGPSRTPHNTLLLVTLDYGRHQAVADVAGELQGLQLRTLSVGGLEGDGDTVEQGFRGCLQGVRVGEPGASAVALSAAAVTQVNVEGGCALPDPCDSGPCPPHSYCSDDWDSFSCRCHPGYFGDSCVSACALNPCQSPATCARKPGSAHGYTCECPQGHFGPYCEHKESQPCPRGWWGHPTCGPCSCDVTKGFDPDCNKTTGECHCKENHYRPAGSDSCLLCDCYATGSLSRLCDVTSGQCPCKAGVIGRHCDRCDNPFAEVTASGCEVNYDSCPRAIEASIWWPRTRFGLPAAAPCPKGSVGTAVRHCDEHRGWLPPNLFNCSSLAFAPLRGWAERLAHNESLLDPAQSRRVALQLREATRRPGARFGSDLRLAYGLARALLRHESAQRGFRMAATQDAHFTENLLRVGSALLDSSNKRHWELIQQTEGGTAWLLKHFEDYASALAQNMPQTYLSPFTIVTPNIVVSVVRLDKGSFAGARLPRYEALRGEKPPDLETTVILPDSVFRPPEGRRHSAGHGQPPQGTGEQEDEEEDEEATEEDEEEEEVTLVTRRKRHPALGEGQAIASVIIYRTLAGLLPELYDTDRRSLRVPKRPVINTPVVSISVHAGGARAPRALAKPVTLQFRLLETQERSKPVCVFWNHSLRAGSAGGWSARGCEVVFRNRSHVSCQCHHLTSFAVLMDISRRENGEILPLAPLTYASLGVGLAGLLLAVLALGGLQGALRSNRHSIRRHGASALLLAQLVFLLGINQTDLPLACTVVAILLQFLYMSAVGWALLEGLHLYRRRSEPRHVDRGPMRFYHVLGWGLPAFITGLAVGLDPEGYGNPDFCWLSIHDSLVWSLAGPSACAVAVNIFFLVLAARATCTTPQGFEKKGMAPGLRTAAVLLALPSLAWLLALLSVNSDALLLHYLFAASNCLQGPLIFLVCVVLSREVRRSLRLSCARRHGHDPALATKATLTPGYGCDSTYVAGGLCPAPGGGSSGSLHSTARSGKSHHSYIPFVRREDSGLAGSPGPRVLPEPGGLYLDAQDQPEEHDTDSDSDLSLEDDRSASYGSTHSSESEDEAPPAGWDPLPRPPLTPPSPAGDSLVAPGHPYWPGEFVTTASESEGPGGGSETLRVEPAGGQGPPRGDLPHPNGELLPRAPPLLPLPHPHKGILKKKCLAPISERGSTQRLGPPPPPPPAGTAASSGSEGSRGGSSAAPRPRQSLREQLSSVTPVAMSIRAGTVDEDSSGSEFLFFNFLH, translated from the exons ATGGGCGCTCCGCCCGCCCGCGGGGCCGCGCTCcggctgccgccgccgccgccgctgctgctgctgttgctgctgctgctgctgctgctgctgcccgcgCCGGGCCAGtcccgccgcccggccccggcaCCCGCCACCGGCACCTGCCCGCCCGGCGCGCTCCTGCCGCTGCTCCAGCCGCGCCGCGGCGGCACCGGGGACAGCGGCAGCTCCGGCGGCACCGGGGACAGCGGCGGCGCCGGGCCCGCCCCGGCCACAGGCGGCTCCGGCGGCAGCGGGGATGGTGGCGGCGCGGGGACCGCAGCGGGTACCGGCGCTTCCAGCCGGGACAGAGGCGGCTCCGGGGGTTCCCGAGACACCCGCGGCGCTGGGAGCCCAGGGAGCACCGGAGACACCAGAGGCTGCGGGAGCCCCCAGGGTGCCCAAGGCCATGGAGGCATCGGGAGCAccagggacactgggggcaCCCAAATTCCCAGGGACGACAGGAGTACAAGAGATACTGGAGACACTGAGAAAGTCCCCAGGGGCACCAGGAGCACCGAGGatactgggaacactgggaaaGTCCCCGGGGACAACAGAAGCACTGGGGAGACAATGAGCAGCAGGGACATTGGGGACGCCCTGACCACGGGGGCCACCAGCAGCCCTGTGACCCGCAGCCGCTCCCGCCAGCGCCGCAGCCCCAACACGGCACCGCAGTTCCAGCCCTCCAGCTACCAGGCCTCGGTGGGGGAGAACCAGCCGGCGGGGACACCGGTGACACGGGTGACGGCGGTGGACCCTGACGAGGGGGAGGCGGGCCGGCTGCGCTACACCATGGCTGCCCTCTTCGACAGCCGCTCCGACGCCCTCTTCACCATCGACCCCGTCACTGGTGCCGTCACCACCGCTGCCCCCCTGGACCGGGAGAGCAAGAGCACCCACGTGTTCCGGGTGACGGCGCTGGACCACGGGACACCCCGGCGCAGCGCCATGGCCACTCTGACCGTGACGGTGAGCGACGCCAACGACCACGACCCGACCTTCGAGCAGCCCGAGTACCGGGAGAGCGTGCGGGAGAACCTGGAGGTGGGCTACGAGGTGCTGACGGTGCGGGCCACCGACGGGGACGCTGGTCCCAACGCCAACGTCCTCTACCGGCTGCTCAACGCCGGCGGCGCCAACGAGGTCTTCGAGATCGATCCCCGCTCCGGCGTCATCCGCACCCGCGGCCCCGTGGACCGCGAGGAGGTGGAAGCCTTTGAGCTGTTGGTGGAGGCCACGGATCAGGGCCAGGAGCCGGGACCCCGCAGCGCCACGGCCACCATCCGCATTGCCGTGGAGGACGACAACGACAACGCGCCGCAGTTCAGCGAGAAGCGTTACTTGGTGCAGGTCCCCGAGGACGTGGCGCCCAATTCGGCTGTGCTGCGGGTGACAGCCACCGACCGCGACAAGGGCAGCAACGCCCTGGTGCACTACAGCATCGTGAGCGGCAACACCCGCGGCCACTTCTACATCGACGCGCAGACGGGCGCGCTGGACGTGGTCAGCCCCCTGGACTACGAGGTCAGCAAGGAGTTCACCCTGCGGATCCGCGCACAGGACGGTGGCCGCCCGCCCCTCTCCAACATCAGTGGCTTGGTCACCGTCCAGGTGTTGGACGTCAATGATAATGCCCCTATCTTTGTCAGCACGCCCTTCCAGGCCACCGTGCTGGAGAACGTGCCGGTGGGTTACTCTGTCATCCACATTCAGGCCATTGATGCCGATTCAGGTGACAACAGCCGGCTGGTCTACACCCTCCTGGAGACCGGCGCCGGCTTCCCCTTTGCCATCAACAACAGCACCGGGTGGATCGTGGTGGCCTCCGAGCTGGACCGCGAGGCGGTGGACTTCTACAGCTTTGAGGTGGAGGCGCAGGACCAGGGCAGCCCCCCCATGGCCTCCTCGGCCAGCGTCAGCGTCACCATCCTGGACGTCAACGACAACAGTCCCGAGTTCACGCAGCGGGAGTACGGCGCCCGCCTGAACGAGGACGCGGCGGTGGGCACCAGCGTCCTCACCGTCTCTGCCGTCGACCGCGACGCCAATAGCGTCATCACCTACCAGATCTCCAGCGGCAACACCCGCAACCGCTTCTCCATCACCAGCCAGAGCGGCGGTGGCCTCATCTCCCTCGCCCTGCCCCTGGACTACAAGCTGGAGCGGCAGTACCTCCTCACCATCGCCGCCTCCGACGGCACCCGCCAGGACACGGCCCAGGTGGTCGTCAACGTCACCGACGCCAACACCCACCGACCCGTCTTCCAGAGCTCCCACTACACCGTCAACGTCAACGAGGACCGGCCGGTGGGCACCACGGTGGTGGTCATCAGCGCCACGGATGAGGACACGGGGGAGAACGCCCGCATCACGTACCTGATGGAGGACAGCATCCCCCAGTTCCGCATCGCCGCCGAGACGGGGGCCGTCACCACCCAGATGGAGCTGGACTACGAGGACCAGGTGTCCTACACCTTGGCCATCACGGCGCGTGACAACGGCATCCCGCAGAAGTCCGACACCACCTACCTGGAGATCCTGGTGAGCGACGTCAACGACAACGCGCCCCAGTTCCTGCGCGACTCCTACCAGGGCTCTGTCTATGAGGACGTGCCCGCCTTCACCAGCGTCCTCCAGGTCTCCGCCACCGACCGTGACTCAGGGCTCAACGGCAGGGTCTTCTACACCTTCCAAGGGGGTGACGATGGCGACGGAGACTTCATCATCGAGTCCACCTCAGGCATCATCCGCACCTTGCGTCGCCTCGACCGGGAGAATGTGCCGCTCTACTCCCTGCGGGCGTTTGCTGTCGATAAGGGGGTCCCGGCCAAGCGGACGCCAGTGGAGATCCAAGTGACGGTGCTGGACGTCAACGACAACCCCCCCGTCTTCGAGCGGGATGAGTTCGACATCTTCGTGGAGGAGAACAGCCCCATTGGGCTGGTGGTGGCCCGGATCACAGCCACCGACCCTGACGAGGGCACCAACGCCCAAATCATGTACCAGATCGTGGAGGGCAACATCCCCGAGGTCTTCCAGCTGGACATCTTCTCCGGAGAGCTCACCGCCTTGGCCGACCTGGACTACGAGACCAAGGCCGAGTACGTCATGGTGGTCCAAGCCACCTCGGCCCCCCTGGTCAGCCGGGCCACCGTCCACGTCCGCCTCCGCGACACCAACGACAACAGCCCCCAGCTCAAGAACTTTGAGATCCTCTTCAACAACTACATCACCAACCGCTCGGGGAGCTTCCCCGGGGGGGTGATCGGCCGCATCCCGGCCCACGACCCCGACGTGTCAGACAGCCTGACCTACACCTTCGAGCAGGGCAACGAGCTGaacctggtgctgctggacccGCGCAGCGGGGACCTGCGCCTGAGCCCCGCCCTGGACAACAACCGCCCCCTGGAGGCCGTCATGAGGGTGTCCGTCTCAG ACGGGGTGCACAGCGCGACGGCCCAGTGCACGCTGCGGGTGACGGTGATCACGGACGAGATGCTGAGCAACAGCATCACCCTGCGCTTGGCCGACATGTCCCAGGAGCGCTTCCTGTCCCCGCTCCTCAGCCGCTTCCTGGAGGGGGTGGCCACCGTCCTGGCCACCCCCCGCCACCGCGTCGTCCTCTTCAACATCCAGACGGACACAGACGTGGGGACGGCGCGGATCCTCAACGTCAGCCTCTCGGTGCTGCTCCCGGGGCCTGGCGGCCGCTTCTTCTCCTCGGAGGAGCTGCGGGAGCGGCTGTACCTCAACCGCTCGCTCCTGGCCGCCATCTCGGCCCAGCGCGTCCTGCCCTTCGACGACAACGTGTGCCTGCGCGAGCCCTGCGAGAACTACCTGCGCTGCGTGTCCGTGCTGCAGTTCGACAGCTCGGCGCCGTTCCTGGCGTCCGACACCATCCTGTTCCGGCCCATCCGGCCCGTGGCCGGGCTGCGCTGCCGCTGCCCGCCCGGCTTCACCGGCGACTACTGCGAGACGGAGATCGACCTCTGCTACTCCAGCCCCTGCGGCAGCAACGGGCGCTGCCGGAGCCGCGAGGGCGGCTACACCTGCGAGTGCCACCAGGACTTCACCG GGGAGCGCTGCGAGCTGAGCGCCCGGGGGGGCCGCTGCGCCCCGGGGGTCTGCCGCAACGGGGGCACCTGCCTCAACCTGCTGGTGGGGGGGTTCCGCTGCCAGTGCCCCCCCGGGCACTACGAGAAGCCCTTCTGCACCATGAGCACCCGCAGCTTCCCCCCAAACTCCTTCCTCACCTTCCGCGGCCTCCGCCAGCGCTTCCACTTCACCCTCGCCCTGAC GTTCGCCACCAAGGAGCGGGACGGGCTCCTGCTCTACAACGGGCGCTTCAATGAGAAGCACGACTTCGTGGCGCTGGAGATCGTGGGCGAGCAGGTCCAGCTCACCTTTTCGGCAG GTGAAACCACCACCACGGTGTCCCCCTTCGTGCCGGGCGGTGTCAGCGACGGGCAGTGGCACCGCGTGCAGCTCCACTACTACAACAAG GGCCCCTCGGAGGAGAAGGTGGCTGTGGTGACAGTGGACGACTGTGACACCGGCATGGCCCTGCGCTTCGGTCCCCGCCTGGGCAACTACTCCTGCGCTGCCCAGGGCACCCAGTCCGGCAGCAAGAA GTCACTGGATCTGACGGGGCCACTGCtgctggggggggtccccaccCTCCCCGAGAGCTTCCCCATCCGCAGCCGGCAGTTCGTGGGCTGCATGCGGCACCTGCACATCGACCAGCGCCCCGTCGACATGGCCGCCTTCATCGCCAACAACGGCACCCTGCCCG GCTGCCCTGCCAAGAAGACGCTGTGTGACACCAACACGTGCCACAACGGTGGCACCTGCGTGCACGAGTGGGACGGGTTCAGCTGCCGCTGCCCGCTGGGCTTCGGGGGCAAGACCTGCCAGGAAG AGATGGCCAGCCCGCAGCGCTTCCTGGGCAGCAGCCGGGTGACATGGAACGGGCTGGCGCTGCCCGTCACCCTCCCCTGCCACCTGGGGCTGATGTTCCGCACCCGCCACCCccatgggctgctgctgcacgCCAGCGCTGGCCCCCCCGCCACCGCCACTGCCACCACCACCGTCACCGTCACCCTGCGG CTGAGTGAGGGGCAGGCGGAGGCCGAGCTCTGGCAGGGGGGGGCCCGGCTGGCCCGGCTGCGCCTGCCCCAGGTCAAGGTCAACGACGGCGATTGGCACCACCTGACGCTGGAGCTGCGGGGGGGGCCCAGCCGCACCCCCCACAACACCCTCCTCCTCGTCACCCTCGACTACGGCCGCCACCAG GCAGTGGCTGATGTGGCCGGGgagctgcaggggctgcagctgcgGACACTGAGCGTGGGGGGGCTGGAGGGTGACGGTGACACGGTGGAGCAGGGGTTCCGCGGCTGCCTGCAG GGCGTGCGCGTGGGCGAGCCGGGGGCCAGCGCGGTGGCCCTGAGCGCGGCAGCGGTGACGCAGGTGAACGTGGAGGGGGGGTGCGCCCTGCCCGACCCCTGCGACTCGGGGCCCTGCCCCCCCCACAGCTACTGCAGCGACGACTGGGACAGCTTCTCCTGCCGCTGTCACCCTG gCTATTTCGGTGACAGTTGTGTCAGCGCTTGTGCCCTCAACCCCTGCCAGTCCCCGGCCACCTGCGCCCGCAAGCCGGGCTCAGCACACGGCTACACCTGCGAGTGTCCCCAGGGTCACTTTGGTCCCTACTGCGAGCACAA GGAGTCCCAGCCGTGTCCccgggggtggtggggacaccCCACCTGCGGTCCCTGCAGCTGCGATGTCACCAAGGGCTTCGACCCCGACTGCAACAAGACAACGGGAGAGTGTCACTGCAAG GAGAACCACTACCGGCCGGCGGGCAGCGACTCCTGCCTGCTGTGCGACTGCTACGCCACCGGGTCCCTGTCCCGCCTCTGCGATGTCACCAGCGGGCAGTGTCCCTGCAAGGCCGGTGTCATCGGCCGCCACTGCGACCGCTGTGACAACCCCTTTGCCGAGGTGACGGCCAGCGGCTGCGAAG TCAACTACGACAGCTGTCCCCGTGCCATCGAGGCCAGCATCTGGTGGCCCCGCACCCGCTTCGGGCTGCCGGCGGCAGCGCCGTGTCCCAAGGGATCTGTCG GCACGGCGGTGCGGCACTGTGACGAGCACCGGGGGTGGCTGCCCCCCAACCTCTTCAACTGCAGCTCCCTGGCCTTCGCCCCCCTGCGCGGCTGG GCGGAGCGCTTGGCGCACAACGAGTCTCTGCTGGACCCCGCGCAGTCCCGCCGGGTGGCGCTGCAGCTGCGCGAGGCCACGCGCCGGCCCGGCGCGCGCTTCGGCAGCGACCTGCGATTGGCCTACGGGCTGGCGCGCGCGCTGCTGCGGCACGAGAGCGCCCAGCGCGGGTTCCGCATGGCGGCCACGCAGGACGCGCATTTCACCGAG AACCTGCTGCGCGTGGGCAGCGCCCTCCTGGACAGCAGCAACAAGCGGCACTGGGAGCTGATCCAGCAGACGGAGGGCGGCACGGCCTGGCTGCTCAAGCACTTCGAGGACTACGCCAGCGCCCTGGCGCAGAACATGCCCCAGACCTACCTCAGCCCCTTCACCATCGTCACCCCCAACATCG TGGTGTCGGTGGTGCGGCTGGACAAGGGCAGCTTCGCGGGCGCCCGGCTGCCGCGGTACGAGGCGCTGCGTGGGGAGAAGCCACCGGACCTGGAGACCACCGTCATCCTGCCCGACAGCGTCTTCCGGCCCCCCGAGGGCAGGC GCCACTCCGCTGGGCACGGGCAGCCACCGCAGGGCACAGGTGagcaggaggatgaggaggaggatgaagaagctacagaggaggatgaggaggaggaggaggtgaccCTGGTGACCCGGCGCAAGCGGCACCCGGCGCTGGGCGAGGGACAGGCCATCGCAAGCGTCATCATCTACCGCACCCTGGCCGGGCTCCTGCCCGAGCTGTACGACACCGACCGGCGCAGCCTCAG ggtgcccAAGCGCCCCGTGATCAACACGCCGGTGGTGAGCATCAGCGTACACGCAGGGGGGGCACGGGCCCCCCGGGCGCTAGCCAAGCCCGTCACCCTCCAGTTCCGGCTGCTGGAGACACAGGAGCGCTCCAAGCCCGTCTGCGTGTTCTGGAACCACTCCCTGCG GGCGGGCAGCGCGGGCGGCTGGTCGGCGCGGGGCTGCGAGGTCGTGTTCCGCAACCGGAGCCACGTCAGCTGCCAGTGCCACCACCTGACCAGCTTCGCCGTCCTCATGGACATCTCCCGCCGCGAG AACGGGGAGatcctgccgctggcgccgcTGACCTACGCCTCGCTGGGGGTGGGGCTggcggggctgctgctggccgTGCTGGCgctgggggggctgcagggggcGCTGCGCTCCAACCGCCACAGCATCCGCCGGCACGGCGCCAGCGCCCTCCTGCTCGCCCAGCTCGTGTTCCTGCTCGGCATCAACCAGACCGACCTCCCG CTGGCGTGCACGGTGGTGGCCATCCTGCTGCAGTTCCTGTACATGAGCGCGGTGGGCTGGGCGCTGCTGGAGGGGCTGCACCTGTACCGGCGCCGCAGCGAGCCCCGGCACGTCGACCGCGGGCCCATGCGCTTCTACCacgtgctgggctgggggctgcccgCCTTCATcactg GGCTGGCGGTGGGGCTGGACCCCGAGGGCTACGGGAACCCCGACTTCTGCTGGCTCTCCATCCACGACAGCCTGGTCTGGAGCCTGGCGGGACCCAGCGCCTGCGCCGTGGCC GTCAACATCTTCTTCCTCGTGTTGGCGGCCAGGGCCACCTGCACCACCCCGCAGGGCTTTGAGAAGAAGGGCATGGC CCCCGGGCTGCGCACGGCCGCGGTGCTGCTGGCGctgcccagcctggcctggctgctggccctgctctccgTCAACAGCGACGCGCTGCTGCTGCACTACCTGTTCGCGGCCTCCAACTGCCTCCAG GGCCCCCTCATCTTCCTGGTGTGCGTGGTGCTGAGCCGGGAGGTGCGGAGGAGCCTGCGGCTCAGCTGCGCCCGCCGCCACGGCCACGACCCTGCGCTGGCCACCAAGGCCACCCTGACCCCC GGCTATGGCTGTGACAGCACCTATGTGGCGGGGGGGCTGTGCCCGGCCCCCGGCGGCGGCTCCAGCGGGTCCCTGCACAGCACCGCGCGCTCCGGCAAGAGCCATCACAGCTACATCCCCTTCGTGCGCCG GGAGGACTCGGGGCTGGCGGGCAGCCCGGGGCCGCGGGTGCTGCCCGAGCCGGGGGGGCTCTACCTGGATGCTCAGGACCAGCCCGAGG AGCATGACACGGACTCGGACAGTGACCTGTCGCTGGAGGACGACCGCAGCGCATCCTACGGCTCCACGCACTCCTCCGAGAGCGAGGACGAGGCCCCTCCCGCTGGCTGGGACCCCCTGCCCAGgccccccctgaccccccccagccccg CAGGTGACAGCCTGGTGGCCCCAGGACATCCATACTGGCCGGGGGAGTTTGTGACGACGGCCAGCGAGAGTGAAGGGCCGGGGGGGGGCAGTGAGACCCTGCGCGTGGAGCCGGCGGGGGGGCAGGGTCCCCCCCGGGGTGACCTTCCCCACCCCAATGGCGAGCTgctccccagagcccccccgctgctgcccctgccccaccccCACAAAG GCATCCTGAAGAAGAAGTGCCTGGCGCCCATCAGCGAGCGGGGCAGCACCCAGCGCCTCGGCCcccccccaccgcccccccccgccgGCACCGCCGCCTCCTCGGGCAGTGAGGGCAGCCGGGGGGGGAgcagcgccgccccccgcccccgccaGAGCCTGCGGGAGCAGCTGAGCAGCGTCACCCCCGTCGCCATGAGCATCCGCGCCGGCACCGTGGACGAGGATTCCTCTGGCTCCGA atttctgttttttaattttctccattAA